A stretch of Lathyrus oleraceus cultivar Zhongwan6 chromosome 6, CAAS_Psat_ZW6_1.0, whole genome shotgun sequence DNA encodes these proteins:
- the LOC127098403 gene encoding early light-induced protein, chloroplastic-like isoform X2, with amino-acid sequence MAVSSCQSIMSSSMTNISSRSRVNQFTNIPSVYIPSLRRNVSLKVRSMAEGEQKEQPKVPVDPTIPITPSPTPTPTPEPAYTRPPKMSTKFSDLMAFGGPAPERINGRLAMIGFVAAMGVEIAKGQGLFEQLSGGGVPWFLGTSVLLSLASLIPFSQGVSVESKSKRIMSSDAELWNGRIAMLGLIALAFTEYVKGTSLV; translated from the exons ATGGCTGTTTCATCTTGTCAATCTATCATGTCAAGTTCTATGACCAACATTTCTAGCAGGTCTAGAGTTAACCAGTTTACCAACATCCCTTCTGTCTACATTCCAAGCCTCAGGAGGAATGTTAGCCTCAAAGTTCGATCTATGGCTGAG GGAGAGCAGAAAGAGCAACCTAAGGTGCCCGTAGACCCAACTATACCAATTACACCATCACCAACACCAACACCAACACCAGAACCAGCCTATACTCGTCCACCAAAG ATGAGCACAAAGTTTTCAGATTTGATGGCATTTGGTGGGCCAGCACCTGAAAGGATCAATGGAAGGTTGGCTATGATTGGTTTTGTAGCAGCAATGGGGGTAGAGATAGCAAAAGGGCAGGGTTTGTTTGAACAATTGTCTGGTGGTGGAGTTCCATGGTTCTTGGGGACAAGTGTGTTGTTGTCACTTGCTTCATTGATTCCATTTTCTCAAGGGGTTAGTGTTGAGTCTAAATCAAAAAGAATCATGTCCTCAGATGCAGAGTTGTGGAATGGAAGAATTGCAATGTTGGGTTTGATTGCTTTGGCATTCACAGAATATGTTAAGGGCACATCCCTTGTGTAA
- the LOC127098403 gene encoding early light-induced protein, chloroplastic-like isoform X3: MAVSSCQSIMSSSMTNISSRSRVNQFTNIPSVYIPSLRRNVSLKVRSMAEGEPKEQSKVAVEPTTPIASTPTPQPAYTRPPKMSTKFSDLMAFGGPAPERINGRLAMIGFVAAMGVEIAKGQGLSEQLSGGGVAWFLGTSVLLSLASLIPFFQGVSVESESKSIMSSDAELWNGRIAMLGLVALAFTEFVKGTSLV; the protein is encoded by the exons ATGGCTGTTTCATCTTGTCAATCTATCATGTCAAGTTCTATGACCAACATTTCTAGCAGGTCTAGAGTTAACCAGTTTACCAACATCCCTTCTGTCTACATTCCAAGCCTCAGGAGGAATGTTAGCCTCAAAGTTCGATCTATGGCTGAG GGAGAGCCGAAAGAGCAGTCAAAGGTGGCTGTAGAGCCAACTACACCAATTGCATCAACACCAACACCACAACCAGCCTATACTCGTCCACCAAAG ATGAGCACAAAGTTTTCAGATTTGATGGCATTTGGTGGGCCAGCACCTGAAAGGATCAATGGAAGATTGGCTATGATTGGTTTTGTAGCAGCAATGGGGGTGGAGATAGCAAAAGGGCAGGGTTTGTCAGAACAATTATCTGGTGGTGGAGTTGCATGGTTCTTGGGGACAAGTGTGTTGTTATCACTTGCTTCATTGATTCCATTTTTTCAAGGGGTTAGTGTTGAGTCTGAATCTAAGAGTATTATGTCCTCAGATGCAGAGCTTTGGAATGGAAGAATTGCAATGTTAGGTTTAGTTGCTTTGGCTTTCACAGAATTTGTTAAGGGCACATCCCTTGTGTAA
- the LOC127098403 gene encoding early light-induced protein, chloroplastic-like isoform X1, producing MAVSSCQSIMSSSMTNISSRSRVNQITNISSVYIPSMRRNVSLKVRSMAEGEQKEQPKVPVDPTIPITPSPTPTPTPEPAYTRPPKMSTKFSDLMAFGGPAPERINGRLAMIGFVAAMGVEIAKGQGLFEQLSGGGVPWFLGTSVLLSLASLIPFSQGVSVESKSKRIMSSDAELWNGRIAMLGLIALAFTEYVKGTSLV from the exons ATGGCTGTTTCATCTTGTCAATCTATCATGTCAAGCTCTATGACCAACATTTCTAGCAGATCTAGAGTTAATCAGATTACCAACATCTCTTCTGTGTATATTCCAAGCATGAGAAGGAATGTCAGCCTCAAAGTTAGATCTATGGCTGAG GGAGAGCAGAAAGAGCAACCTAAGGTGCCCGTAGACCCAACTATACCAATTACACCATCACCAACACCAACACCAACACCAGAACCAGCCTATACTCGTCCACCAAAG ATGAGCACAAAGTTTTCAGATTTGATGGCATTTGGTGGGCCAGCACCTGAAAGGATCAATGGAAGGTTGGCTATGATTGGTTTTGTAGCAGCAATGGGGGTAGAGATAGCAAAAGGGCAGGGTTTGTTTGAACAATTGTCTGGTGGTGGAGTTCCATGGTTCTTGGGGACAAGTGTGTTGTTGTCACTTGCTTCATTGATTCCATTTTCTCAAGGGGTTAGTGTTGAGTCTAAATCAAAAAGAATCATGTCCTCAGATGCAGAGTTGTGGAATGGAAGAATTGCAATGTTGGGTTTGATTGCTTTGGCATTCACAGAATATGTTAAGGGCACATCCCTTGTGTAA